A section of the Primulina eburnea isolate SZY01 chromosome 1, ASM2296580v1, whole genome shotgun sequence genome encodes:
- the LOC140826674 gene encoding L-type lectin-domain containing receptor kinase VIII.1-like, with protein MDSTPAHLLLFFILTTSYTTFAESSTTSGPQISVTKNLSFLDFNPNNPTINQDITLLGSAAISKQKGCIQVPENSLPYSAGRAIYSSPIRLFDPTTQAPASFQTTFSFQFDSLSNISGSNSGGLSFIIASDEFTIGRYGTQDDACDEEYKAVAVVLDARMDHKFGHSKGNIQVGVKLGSMVSTIAVNAMDFRVHINAGSVYRAWIVYDGTKNFINIFLGPDGTVLHATRIYSETLDLSPYLNEYMFVGFSASTGNNLAQVYSVCSWNFTSVSRAFLRVASTETCDSKIRVENEGNNQNAHHKTPSIFLIFLAVFVLVLAIMISLFLIGKRRKKSSDETVVASELNVGCPMPPNRTRKFSFAEISSVTRGFGQLQLLGGDSRSVTYKGTFVNGCNVAVKRYSDQFFSSSASDRKRMHKEIKEMGKIRHPNLVSIRGWCFDRGETIIVYDFIPNGSLDKWLFGFGELPWTRRFKVIKEVAEALSYVHSKQLAHKNVKTSSVLVDVSFRAVVGDYGFVLSSTGSTQFEALVSQKVDVFEFGVLILEVVSGRGRRSDPGKMDLLDLAWAMHESGEKVKLVDKRMGSAVNADQANRVLEVGLMCTLNDNKGRPSMEQVVEFLNVDKPVPELPLSRPVSLFPYSSGTALCSGYSCASFK; from the coding sequence ATGGACTCCACTCCTGCCCATCTCTTATTGTTCTTCATCCTCACAACCTCGTACACCACATTCGCTGAATCATCCACCACCTCCGGCCCTCAAATTAGCGTCACAAAGAACCTATCTTTCCTGGATTTCAACCCAAACAATCCCACTATCAATCAAGATATCACTCTCTTAGGAAGTGCAGCAATCTCAAAACAAAAGGGCTGTATCCAAGTCCCTGAAAATAGTCTTCCATATTCAGCAGGAAGAGCAATTTATTCTTCCCCCATCCGCCTGTTCGATCCGACTACTCAAGCACCAGCTTCGTTTCAAACCACATTTTCCTTCCAATTTGACAGCTTATCAAACATTTCAGGCTCGAATTCAGGTGGGCTGAGTTTTATCATAGCATCGGATGAATTCACGATAGGCAGATATGGAACGCAAGACGATGCGTGTGATGAAGAATACAAAGCCGTCGCTGTGGTATTAGATGCTCGCATGGACCACAAATTCGGGCACTCAAAAGGTAATATCCAAGTCGGCGTCAAATTGGGTAGCATGGTTTCCACCATAGCGGTAAATGCTATGGATTTCAGGGTTCACATCAACGCTGGTTCAGTTTATCGGGCCTGGATTGTTTACGACGGAACTAAGAATTTCATCAACATTTTTCTTGGGCCTGATGGAACTGTTTTACATGCAACACGAATCTATTCTGAGACTCTTGATCTGTCACCTTATTTGAATGAGTATATGTTTGTTGGCTTCTCTGCTTCTACTGGAAACAATCTTGCTCAAGTTTACAGCGTATGCTCCTGGAATTTCACATCTGTAAGTCGGGCGTTTCTTCGGGTTGCGTCCACTGAAACGTGCGACAGTAAGATTCGCGTGGAAAACGAAGGAAATAATCAAAATGCTCATCACAAGACGCCGAGCATATTCTTGATTTTCTTAGCTGTATTTGTACTTGTGCTGGCAATCATGATCAGTCTTTTCTTGATAGGGAAAAGAAGGAAGAAAAGCTCCGATGAAACGGTCGTGGCTTCTGAGCTAAACGTAGGGTGCCCGATGCCTCCAAATAGGAcccgaaaattcagttttgctgAAATTTCTTCCGTTACTCGGGGTTTTGGTCAGTTGCAGTTGTTGGGAGGTGACAGTCGGAGTGTTACATATAAAGGAACCTTTGTAAACGGCTGTAACGTGGCCGTTAAGAGATATTCCGATCAGTTCTTCAGTTCAAGCGCATCAGACAGGAAAAGAATGCACAAGGAAATTAAGGAGATGGGAAAAATTCGGCATCCGAATTTAGTTTCTATAAGAGGGTGGTGCTTCGATCGTGGAGAGACAATTATTGTGTATGATTTCATACCAAACGGCAGTCTGGATAAATGGCTATTTGGATTTGGAGAATTGCCATGGACACGGCGATTTAAGGTTATCAAGGAGGTTGCAGAAGCGCTTAGCTATGTTCATTCTAAGCAATTAGCTCACAAGAATGTTAAAACTAGCAGTGTACTTGTTGATGTCAGCTTCAGAGCGGTGGTTGGGGATTATGGATTCGTATTGTCTTCAACTGGGTCGACCCAGTTTGAGGCATTAGTGAGCCAGAAAGTTGACGTCTTCGAGTTTGGAGTGCTCATATTGGAAGTTGTGTCGGGCAGGGGCAGGAGATCTGACCCTGGGAAGATGGACTTACTGGACCTGGCGTGGGCCATGCACGAAAGTGGCGAAAAGGTTAAGTTGGTGGATAAGAGAATGGGCTCGGCGGTGAACGCAGATCAAGCTAATCGGGTTTTGGAAGTTGGGTTGATGTGTACGCTCAATGACAACAAAGGGAGGCCAAGCATGGAGCAAGTTGTGGAGTTCTTGAATGTCGATAAACCGGTACCCGAGTTGCCTCTCAGTCGACCGGTATCTTTGTTCCCATATAGCAGTGGCACTGCGTTATGCAGTGGCTACTCTTGTGCTTCTTTCAAATGA
- the LOC140803531 gene encoding uncharacterized protein produces the protein MPPKRKNVEGDDSTPPTDKTTRVVDEFTKLLQEQAKVHGEQIQKLLTMQTTIQGQVQERVQGTTNSSENGAYDRFRRMNPPEFIGGPDPLVALEWVKALEAIFDYLKFTDQEKVGCAVFMLVKAARIWWKATKVTINVKELKWNEFKYLFHAKYFSREIKAKKVKEFIELRQASLSVAEYILKFEEGCVFVPFIAKNDKDKGEHFLRGLKPEIIRDVHMSKVVTYQEIVERALLAEHDEQEIEKERQLRRQVFQAKGQGSSVNVRGGYKGKGKMEQRSRLPLPPTDSERPLCPKCGKPHKGECLIGSGRCYICKEMGHTVYNCPLSFGKGKVQGRIFTITKEGANPDASVISGNIFILGKEALTLIDTGATHSFISEEFMHTISVKPTLVPVEFNIVLPSGEEIWTNSMFKACPVLMGSRLLYTDLIVITMVAFDVILGMDWLSAYRAVINCVSKTVKFLADDYEKDLFVGVTSSLSIPIISCLQATKLLHKGCVGYLASVLDTRKESRIQLQDIDVVQDYPDVFEEDVPGLPPDREVEFVIDLIPGTAPISKAPYRLAPTEMKELKNQLQELLDKDALSRKSSSELNAMISKPLFLDLQRNEINLVSSGTVARLSTLVLRSTLFDRILKEQQSDVQLLKLKRSNELTGVSEFGLNRDGLMTFRGKICVPIGDNIRRDVLIEAHTAPYSVHPGGTKMYQDLRRLYWWPEVGERKMLGPELIQQTAEVVALIQERMKTAQSRQKSYADVRRRPLAFEVGDHVFIKIAPLKGVMRFGKKGKLSPRYIGPFEILDKIGDRAYRLALPPDLDRIHNVFHVSMLRKYLANPSHVLRYESLELLPNLSYDEMPVQIIDRKVKVLRNKEIGIVKVLWRNQVIEEATWEPEEEMKQRYPNLFDSR, from the exons ATGCCTCCCAAGCGTAAGAATGTTGAAGGGGATGATAGTACCCCTCCCACAGACAAGACTACTCGTGTAGTAGATGAATTCACTAAGTTATTACAAGAGCAAGCTAAGGTTCATGGTGAACAGATTCAAAAGTTATTGACTATGCAAACGACGATCCAAGGTCAAGTTCAAGAAAGAGTTCAAGGCACGACAAATAGTTCTGAAAATGGTGCTTATGATCGTTTCAGGCGGATGAACCCTCCTGAATTTATTGGTGGTCCTGATCCATTAGTAGCACTAGAATGGGTCAAAGCTTTGGAAGCTATCTTCGACTATTTGAAATTCACTGATCAAGAGAAGGTTGGTTGTGCTGTGTTTATGTTGGTCAAGGCTGCTCGTATTTGGTGGAAAGCCACCAAAGTGACTATTAATGTAAAAGAACTGAAGTGGAACgagtttaaatatttatttcatgccaaatatttttcaagggAAATTAAGGCCAAGAAGGTGAAAGAATTTATTGAGTTAAGACAGGCTTCTTTGTCTGTTGCTGAGTACATATTGAAATTTGAAGAAGGTTGTGTATTTGTTCCGTTTATTGCCAAGAatgacaaggataaaggtgaACACTTTCTTCGTGGGTTGAAGCCCGAAATTATAAGGGATGTGCATATGTCCAAGGTGGTGACATATCAAGAAATTGTGGAAAGAGCCTTACttgctgaacatgatgagcaaGAGATAGAGAAGGAAAGACAGTTGAGGAGACAAGTTTTTCAAGCTAAAGGTCAGGGTTCAAGTGTAAATGTTCGAGGAGGTTATAAAGGCAAAGGCAAGATGGAGCAGCGTAGTAGGCTTCCTTTGCCTCCTACAGATAGTGAACGaccattgtgtcccaagtgtggaaAGCCACACAAAGGAGAATGTTTAATCGGAAGTGGTCGTTGCTATATATGTAAGGAAATGGGACACACAGTATATAATTGTCCTCTTTCGTTTGGAAAAGGAAAAGTTCAGGGAAGAATCTTTACGATCACAAAAGAGGGCGCAAATCCTGATGCTTCAGTCATATCAGGTAATATTTTCATTTTGGGCAAAGAAGCACTTACCttaattgatactggtgcaacacattcttttatatctGAGGAGTTTATGCATACTATATCTGTTAAACCTACTCTGGTGCCTGTTGAATTTAATATTGTGTTGCCTTCTGGAGAAGAAATTTGGACAAATAGTATGTTTAAGGCTTGTCCTGTGTTGATGGGATCCAGATTGTTGTATACAGATTTAATTGTAATTAcaatggttgcatttgatgtgatattgggtATGGATTGGTTGTCTGCTTATCGTGCTGTGATTAACTGTGTTAGCAAGACAGTAAAATTTTTAGCAGATGATTATGAGAAGGATTTATTTGTTGGTGTTACCTCTTCATTAAGTATCCCTATTATTTCTTGTCTTCAAGCCACTAAATTGTTGCACAAGGGCTGTGTTGGTTACTTAGCTTCAGTTTTGGATACAAGAAAGGAAAGTAGAATACAATTACAGGACATTGACGTGGTTCAGGATTAtcctgatgtatttgaggagGATGTACCTGGATTACCACCTGATCGAGaagtagagtttgttattgatttaattcCAGGTACAGCCCCAATTTCTAAGGCTCCATACAGATTGGCTCctactgaaatgaaagaattaaagaatCAATTGCAggagctattagataaag atgctttgagtcgcAAGTCAAGTTCAGAATTGAATGCTATGATTTCTAAACCTTTGTTCCTTGATTTGCAAAGGAATGAGATAAATTTGGTATCTTCAGGGACAGTGGCTCGATTATCTACATTAGTTCTCCGCTCAACTTTGTTTGATCGAATTTTGAAAGAACAACAGTCCGATGTTCAGTTATTGAAGTTAAAAAGGAGTAATGAATTAACAGGAGTTTCTGAATTTGGATTGAATCGTGATGGTTTGATGACCTTTCGAGGTAAAATATGTGTTCCTATAGGTGATAACATTCGAAGAGATGTACTCATAGAAGCTCATACGGCGCCATACTCTGTACATCCTGGTGGTACTAAGATGTACCAAGATCTTCGAcgtctttattggtggccag aagtaggtgaaagaaagatgttgggCCCTGAGTTGattcaacaaacagcagaagTTGTGGCGTTAATTcaagaaagaatgaagacagctcagtctagacagaaaagttatgcCGATGTGAGAAGACGGCCTTTGGCATTTGAGGTTGGTGATCAtgtttttatcaagatagcTCCTCTAAAAGgagttatgagatttggcaagaaaggtaaGTTaagtcctcgatacattggaccatttgaaattCTAGATAAGATTGGAGACCGAGCCTATCGTCTTGCATTGCCACCGGACTTGGACCGAATTCAtaatgtatttcatgtatctatgcttcGTAAGTATCTTGCGAATCCATCTCATGTTCTTCGGTACGAGTCATTGGAGCTTTTGCCTAACCTAAGTTATGATGAAATGCCGGTTCaaattattgatcgtaaagttAAGGTGTTAAGGAACAAAGAAAttggcattgtcaaagttctatGGAGAAATCAAGTGAttgaagaggccacgtgggaaccggaAGAGGAGATGAAGCAACGTTATCCTAATCTATTCGACAGTAggtaa
- the LOC140803540 gene encoding uncharacterized protein, whose amino-acid sequence MEEFRNDAYENAKIYKEKTKRWHDKQILRRLFEPGQHVLLFNSRLRLFPGKLKSRWSGPFTVETVYPHGAIELKCKNGETFKVNGQRVKHYFGNEVRHMDNIPLGEPK is encoded by the coding sequence ATGGAGGAGTTTAGGAATGATGCATACGAAAATGCCAAGATATACAAGGAAAAGACCAAGAGATGGCATGACAAGCAGATTCTTCGACGACTTTTCGAACCGGGGCAACATGTGTTATTATTCAATTCCCGACTGAGgctgtttcctggtaagttaaaATCACGATGGTCTGGACCATTCACAGTGGAAACAGTGTACCCACATGGGGCAATTGAGCTAAAATGCAAAAATGGTGAGACATTCAAAGTCAATGGTCAGAGGGTCAAGCATTACTTTGGAAATGAAGTGCGACACATGGACAATATCCCACTGGGAGAACCAAAGTAG